In Kwoniella shivajii chromosome 11, complete sequence, the DNA window TTCTTTCGTTGTTTTTTTTACCCTATATTCGTGCCGAGCCCGAAACAAACATACCCCATTCAAGATACTTGCAAGATACACAAGATCAGCATGCATGTAACGAGCATCGTGATAGTACTTCCTAACAATGTGTGcatgtcatgatcatgatagATGATGTTCGTTTAAAATGTACGAGACAATTTGATATATTCCGATGATTGAATAACTTTCGATGGGATCTCATCTCAAAATGCCAAGCTCAATCCAATCCATTCCAATGCGCCCCCCGGCCCGACCTACCCTTCTCTCATTCTTCGACTTCCACCAACGTATATACTCGCATACCTCCTTCTGGGTGCAGCATCAACGATTGAGAGGACATCATCAACGCATCCACATCCTTCATGAAATGGTTAAAATGCCTGGTCGCACGGGGACTAGCTCAGTGTCATTGCCTACTTTAACCGAAATGAATTGCCAAAAATGATCATTATGTGCAAATGCTACTGCACATGGATTGAAAAGGTAGCATACACCTCTGTTGCCCCTCTTCAGGTTCAATTGCAACAATCAGGTTCttattcccttcttctcttccaatcAGAATATATATATTAATGATGACCTTGCAAATGTAAAGCCGTTCCAAAGTGAAGATGACCGCTATCTTTTTATATCCTCATAGTGTTATCATTTGGAAGATGCAACGCTTGCAGTATTACGTAAATGTTCATTGTAACCCGGATTATTTTTACTGTGCAGTCAACTCATGATCATAAGAAAGTGAGAAAATTTATTCATTTGCGCAAGTACGATTTTCATATTGAGCAGAGGATGATTTCACACCACCAAGTCACCATGCATCCGAATCGAACCTGTACCATATTCCTGATGATAAGCAAACCCAAAGAGGAATGTGAAAACAAGGCTAGAATGAAGATGCATGAAAACATGTGTTATGAGATTTAGGCGCGATCATCGCTCAAACGGTGATGAATGTTCTTATCAAAGGTGTTTTTTACGGTATCTGCACTCGGATCGATCCCACATACATGTCTACAACCCTAGATAAGCCAATTTGAAGAGATCAACAATCTACCAGAAACCTAAACAGTTTCAAATACGGCTGAGCAATGTTGTAACTATATGAACTGAGTTTGAATTGGAATAACAACAATATgatggaaagggaagaggGACCTGCCACTTTGGGTTCATTTTATATAATAATAATTATGGgggaaaacaaaaaaaaaagttgaaaaaaaaggtgaaaatgatTTTGGAACTGCAGCTGTGCTCGGATCATCACGGTGTGACGCACAGACAttcattctctctctctgtctctcttCTGTGTTattttcatctctcttatcGAAACCTCACTATCCTGTTCATACGTATATACTCAAGCCTATCACATCATTGCACCACACTTGCATTAGCATTTAGACACGAACACATTGAGCGCATACACACTTCAAAGATCGAAACAAACAGCGAAATAAAGTTGAAATGACACAATCGAACGGAACATCACATAAATTAAAGGTGGGTCGAAACAATGTTACAGACATACATGTACACGTTGCTGATCATTGTTTTTGCATGTATTGCTCAATCTGAAAATAGAGAGTGGTGGTGACGGGTGGACTGGGATATATAGGATCACACGTTGTGGTGTCTTTGTTATTGACAGGATTATATCAACCTATAGTAATTGATAATTGTCATAACGGTTATTCAGAAGCTTTAGATAGATGTGCCGAGATCGCAAGAGACGAACTAGGGTGAGTCTTTATGCTACCTCTTAACACAACAAACCTCATCGAGCAGAAATATATCGAGTGAAATACAGAGCTGGTCAACTGACTTTGTGTGTATCACTGCGGTTTTTTTCTGGGATTTCACTCTGAACCAGACCTGACGCCCCTCAACCTATATTACACAATGTGGATTTAAGAAACTCTGAAGCTGTCGATGGAGTGTTTTCAAGTTATCAAGATAAAGGTGGGATCTGGGCAGTAGTTCATTTAGCTGCATTGAAAGCTGTAGGAGAATCAGGTGAAATCCCTCTATCATATTACAGAGTGAATGTCGCTGGTTCAATAACACTTTTCGAGGTAAGTGTGTTGGGAGAGTCTACCTATCCTGTTCCCTCTTTCTATCGACCTGCCAGCTGTTTTCCCTCGTCTCACTTTCTCAACCTCCCCCGCTGTCTCTCAAGCGAATTGAGTTAGGTCAGATACGATAGTCAGTACTAACACTCCCGACTGATTCCGATTTTAGGCAATGGCAAAATACCATGTACAGAACTTGGTATTTTCCTCATCAGCGACAGTTTACGGTACACCTGAAATAATCCCTATACCCGAATCATCACCCGTCATACCAGCTTCAGTATACGGTAGAACAAAAGCAATGGTTGAGGACATAATCCAAGATCTGTGTAGCGTCGAGGTtaaagaaggcgaagagaaGCTAAGAGCTGTCAGTGTCAGAtatttcaagtgagtaatcgTTTTTTTTTACATCTCTTTTTCCTGACCTGCAGAGCCCAGGTTATACCGGGCATGGAGTACGGTGCACTGAGACATTAAGCTGATGTATACCTTAGCCCCGCTGGTGCTCACCCATCGGGTAAACTAGGAGAAGAACCAAGAGGTAAACCGGGAAACTTATTACCTTTATTAGCTCAAATGGCTGTGGGcagagagaagagtgaaTTAAAGATATTCGGTACTGATTTCCCCACACCGTAAGTCGATATCACCCTTGTCATCTCTTCCCCTGCCTTCCACCGAGTCCGTCTCAATCGATGTCAACAAACTGCATTGCTGATTTATGAATTCTGAACAGAGACGGTACATGCGTTCGAGATTACTTACACATAATGGATCTTGCACATGGACACGTTCTTGCTTTAGGAGCATTGGCAGTGCCATCCGACCAAAAGAACATCTTCTCAAATTGTGATCCAAATGATGGATCCTTCAGAGCTTTCAATttaggaaaaggaaaagggatgAGTGTACTGAATATGATCGATGCTATGAAGAAAGCTACTGGATACGATTACAAATATGAGATTGTAGGCAGGAGGTGAGTTCTGTTTTCTCTCTGTCTTCATGCTAGGACGAAAGGCCATGGCCCACTATCGACCTCCAGAATTATCTATATGAGATAAGATAGCTGATTTACTTCTGCTTGAAACTTTGTTTTAGACGAGGAGATGTGCCCGATCTCACTGCCGATCCAACATTAGCAGAAAAGGAATTAGGTTTTGTCGCAGATAAAGATCTGGATACTATGTGTAGGGATTTATGGAATTTCCAATCGAAACATCCTAATGGATACAAATCGACATCAACTTGATTGATGGGCCCAAAACAGAGCGGAAAGATTGAAgactctcttcttcaatttgtTCAAATCACACCGATAATTAGGTAGGAAGGAATGtaaaaatcaatcattcatGGTATGGACagtttttgtttttgtttcttgttttccccattttcactttcatacatcatacatcatatatcaaatatcatatatcatatatatacatacacgTATACCCAAAAAATCTTTCAAAAAAAAGATGGTTAAACCACCCATTTGCACCGATTATTTCTCTACATTGTTTCTCATTCGGTTTGATAAAAAGTATAATTAGTAAACATCACCATATGAAATTGTTTCTCTGCTGTTTGCAACGTTCACATTCCTTTTGGGCAGTGGACCCCAATACATTGAACAAGGTGGTCTATCCGTAGAATTGACATGGTTGCAGCGGGACGTCTGTTTTCATGTTGAAGTTGGGTTGACGTCAGCATACGATAGGAAACCAACCAGGAATTGTGAATCAGTGAAATGAACTCTTAGCATAAGGAAAGTAGCGATAAATAGAGTGCATAGACGATGTTGTTAAACTAAAAGATACGAAATGACAGATGAGAGATTACAGGTTTTACAGAATGTAGCTATTCCTAGGTGACTTTGAATCATAGACATTGTAAACAAGATCGGTCCTCAAAGTTGTTTTAATTGAATAGCTTGATCAAGTTTAATCAAAGACATCCTGTCTGGCCCCGAAGAATGGTATTTTCAGCTGACACTTTTCTTTTcggaaaaaaaaaaggtgCTAAACGTGACATTGATGGGGAATTGTGGAAGCTttaaaagagaaaaaggaaatccTCACAGGAGGTTAATCCCATGAAGATCCCCCCTCTCCCTtgtgattgaagagaaaagaaaagaaaagagaaagaagcaagTGGGATGGTGAACTTATATATACAGATTAATGCGAGAATTTGGGAAATGGTTTATTATATTCTAAATCATTTTATCGTAATTTATCCCATTTTGTTAccatttcactttcacccCGTGAATCGTTTCGATCAATGATGTTAGTGAAAGGTTCAGCTTTTCATCAAGTATCAGGTCTCAACAGTACAACAGTACAGCAGTACAAGCACTAGCATTCACACTCAGCAGGAGATATCACAAGGCTGGAACGACCTCGACCTCTCTCGAAGTCGAAAAAACAAACAATCATTCCCTGTGGCTGTGGTCATAGTAGATATAGACTTCCGGTCTGACTTTGTCTCTCACTTCCTCCATCCTGCTCCTGCACCCACAATGAGctcctctcctttccctcaaCTGCTCAGACGAGCGAACATCGCCACATACGATCCGCTCATCACTCGAATATACACCTCCACgccatcttccaaatctcAGCATTCCGACTGGGGACTGAAATTCTCCGTACCCATCAAGAAAGGACCGCGATACATCAAGTTCAACTCGTTGGACGCCGGACCTGGTGTCAATTGCGATTGGAGATCTGGTGAAAGGGAAGCTAGGTTCATACAGGCGTGGGGAAACGGAAGTGTCAGATGGAcgaacgaagatgagatacCGAAATATCTAACCAAGAAACCGAGTATATACGGATACGATATCGATTCTCTGGTTGAACTGGAAGATGATAACGATCATAATAGCAAGAAAGAATGGATAAGAGACGTCGAATCCATgtcggaagaagaattcgaatCGTATCTTGAAAATATCAGATCGGAAAGAAAATCTTATCTATCTGAAAAATTAAATGATTTACCAAATTCAACCAAAGAATCTCTCGTtttacctgaagatgaaacatTGATTCATCTAGCTATCAACGGTAAAATAACTTCGACATCAACATTAGATTTCCAATCTAAATTAACTTCAatagaattgaaagaaaaagataaattacaTTCTAAACCACATCGTGTAAATGGTTTATCTTACAGTAAAAAACCAACTTCGACCAACGAATTTACACCTTTGGGTAATTCATTAGATAAAAAAGGCAGAGCATTGAACAAAGTCTCAAGATACGATGATGCACATcaaagaggtggtggtggcggtggatCGAAATTCCTGAATGCAAATTCGTCAAGAGGTAATAATAATCTACCTTGGGTAATCGGTTTGGGTGGTGTAACAGCAAGAACCAATAATCAAAATAACACGACATCAAATATCAggaataatgataataacaATATAGATGAAACGGATTACACTAGAGTCAATCCAGATTCAGGTGTAGGCAAATTTAGGATATTAAAAGCACaaatgtcttcttcacctactGTTTTAGCTATaaatgaaagaaaaggaggtCAAGGCACAGGTGGTAGATTAGGTGGTAAATGGAGACAATCAACTGCCAATCAACCTTCGCCTCTAGATACATTTaaatttgatattgatttatCAATAACTTCTTCAGCGGAACAAATACCAGATGATATCGATTCTGCTTATACCAACACCaataccaacaccaacacaAAAATAAATAATGTCGAAATTGGGTCAAGAGAATGGGTAGGGAATGAAGATAAATTAAATTTATTCGATAAATTCCAAAATGAAATCAGAGCCGGTGGACCAAAGAGATCAAGGGTTAAAGGTGAATCATTAGAGAGATTGAAAATGAGAGAAACTAAAGAAGAGACGATGGAGAAATTGAATAGGCTTTTAGGTAGATACAAGGTCAACAAGCAGGAAGGAGAGAGTAAGCAGTAGTATGGGTAGTGAGGTATTGAGGAAGTAGTGTAGACAGTCTATAGAGATGTTCTATAGTACAGATACATTCAATCAGGGCTCGTGAGCATCGTACCAAACATCCCATGCATCGCATCACATATTTCAGTGCACAGCTTGCAGGCGTGACCCATTCACATCCACCCATGTTCATAATCATCTGCTTCTTAAATATTCATTCCTCCAATATATAAGTTGAGTAATACAATGTAAAAATAAAATAGCAGGCAGCGGACAATTTCATCCTGTGATTTTTTGTATTTCTTCTTACATGAATTTCCGTCGGAACTGGAACATCGAAGATTTCGAATTGGCAGAAAACCATCCCATCCCAAATCCAAGAAAAAGCAACCAGATATTCTTATAGAATTGCTGAATTATTTGTTGACATCTCCAATATAACAGCACTCTCGAGATCTGCCATCTGAGGGATATACTTTGACGCTTCTTGTCGTTGATTTCCAGCTCCTACTCACTGACTGCTATCGCTCCTGTGATTTGGATCCATACGTATCAATCGTTGTAGGCTGCAAGATACAGATACTCTGTACCAAACAAAATGAGTCATCCTGCTCAGGCTAGTTCATCGACTCTAGTTGGATCTTCCCAGTCACAATCTCAAAGTCAACCTCATACTCGACCTGTTCCCAAGATATCGGACTTCCtggatgacgatgagggTTCCGatggcgatgaagatgaaagcgaaGATCATAgcgaggatgatgaggatcAGGTGGTAGATGAAGACACGATACCTAGCCTACCGAGTTTGAATGCACAGGTCAACGGTCAGAGTCAAAGTCAGAATCAGAGTGACGGTCTAGTGACGAATAAGAAACGTAAACGAGATCTCACGATTGTCAATGGAAATGCAAATAGAAGTGCGAGTGTAAACGGGAGTGGCCCTTCGTCGAAAAGAACAAATATaatgaatgagaatgcaactggaactggaaacggaaatggaagtgaaatgagaaagaaagaagcgGAAAAGTTATTCATtaaaagaaaagaattgCCTTTTTATCAAGGTACGTCTGCGTTTTATTGGTTATCAAGGGTGTGAATATAGTACTGAGCACTTATTATTGGAGTATGTGAgtatgagctgatttgattttggcGAAACATgtaggaagaagagagattttAGAAGAAATAATGAATAACGATACTACTATAGTAAGTTCATTATCATCCTGACTACTTTGTCTCACTATCTTTGGATTACTTTTTAAATGTCGTATCTGATTGTACTGATCCCGACACCGAAATAGATATTAGGAGAAACGGGATGTGGTAAATCAACTCAATTACCTCAATTACTacttgatcattcaatatcaacatccCATTATCTCCCAAATCGACCTCCTAAAATAGTCGTCACTCAACCTAGAAGATTACCCGCTATAGCTCTGGCTAATCGTGTAGCAGCAGAGATGGGATGTGTGGTCGGAGAACAAGTTGGTTACAGTGTGAGATTCGAAGAGATGGTAGGCAAAGATACAGGGATAAGATATTGTACAGAAGGTGTtttgatgaggtgagtccGAGGTTCGAGGTTCGAGATCCCTTTGATGGTCTTGATTGGGAGTCAGATAGAAGGAAGGGAGTGATAAGATGGGCGGATGAAGAACATATATTGCAATGAGGCTATGGTTGCGTGAAACTCGAATAGGAAGTTATACGGTCTGCTGATTACCCGACCACATAATAGAGAACTAGCAAATCCCGAGTCATCCACTTCACGCTCACAAGTGAATGGAGACTCATCGGGTCCCCCTCCCC includes these proteins:
- a CDS encoding UDP-glucose 4-epimerase GalE, with the protein product MTQSNGTSHKLKRVVVTGGLGYIGSHVVVSLLLTGLYQPIVIDNCHNGYSEALDRCAEIARDELGPDAPQPILHNVDLRNSEAVDGVFSSYQDKGGIWAVVHLAALKAVGESGEIPLSYYRVNVAGSITLFEAMAKYHVQNLVFSSSATVYGTPEIIPIPESSPVIPASVYGRTKAMVEDIIQDLCSVEVKEGEEKLRAVSVRYFNPAGAHPSGKLGEEPRGKPGNLLPLLAQMAVGREKSELKIFGTDFPTPDGTCVRDYLHIMDLAHGHVLALGALAVPSDQKNIFSNCDPNDGSFRAFNLGKGKGMSVLNMIDAMKKATGYDYKYEIVGRRRGDVPDLTADPTLAEKELGFVADKDLDTMCRDLWNFQSKHPNGYKSTST